The genomic DNA TGGACTTCCGCCGCGTGCAGTTCACCCCCGACCTGATGCCCAGCGACCTGCTCGGCACCGAGCTGCTGGAAGAGGACCACGGCACCGGCCACCGCGCGTTCCGCTTCCAGCCCGGGCCGGTGTTCACCAACCTGCTGCTGGCCGACGAGCTCAACCGCACGCCGCCCAAGACCCAGGCGGCGCTGCTGGAGGCGATGGCCGAGCACACCGTCAGCTATGCCGGCACCACCCACCGGCTGCCGGCGCCGTTCTTCGTGCTGGCCACCCAGAACCCGATCGAGCAGGCCGGCACCTATCCGCTGCCGGAGGCGCAGCTCGACCGCTTCCTGCTGCAGATCGTGCTCGGCTATCCCGACGAGGCCGAGGAACGCGACATCCTGCTGCGCACCACCGGCAGCGCGAAGGCGGCGGTGCCCCAGGTGATGAGCGGCGACGACGTGCTGGCGCTACAGGCGCTGGTGCGCGAGGTGCATGTCGGCGATGAACTGCTGGCGTGGATCGCCCGGCTGGTGCGCGCAAGCCGTCCGGGTGCGGACGCGCCGCAGGCGGTGCGCGACTACGTGCGCTGGGGCGCCGGCCCGCGTGCCGGGCAGTCGCTGGTGCTCGCGGCCAAGGCCCGTGCGTTGCTGCGTGGACGGCTGGCGGCCACCCGCGAGGATGTGGTCGCGCTGGCGGCGCCGGTGATGCGCCATCGCCTGCTGCTGTCATTCGCCGCCGAGGCCGAGCAGCGCAGCACCGACGACATCGTCACCGCCCTGCTCGACAGCGTGCCGTTCCCGGGCACGCGCTGACCGCCGACGTGCTGACGCTGTCGCCCGAACTGCGCGCACGCCTTCGCGGCCTGCGCATCGCCCCGCGCCGCGTACGTGCGCGTGGCGGCATCGGCCAGCACCGCGGCCGTGAGCGCGGCAGCGGCATGGAGTTCGCGCAGTACCGCGCCTACGAGCCAGGTGACGAACCGAAGGCGATCGACTGGAAGCTCTATGCGCGCAGCGCCCGCCTGTTCGTGCGCGAGGCCGAGCGCGAGAGCCCGCTCACCGTGTGGCTGCTGCTGGATGCCAGCGCGTCGATGGGGCAGGCCGACGAGTCGCGTCCGGGCTTCGCCCGGCTCGACGCCGCCTGCCAGCTCGCGCTTGCCATCGCCGAGCTGGCGATCGCGCAGGGGGATCGCATCGGCCTGCTGGTGGTCGGCAACGACCGCGTCGATGGCGTGGACGCTGGCAGCGGCCCACGCCAGCGCGATCGCCAGTTGCTGGTGCTCGATGGCGTTCGCGCCACCGGCGCCTGGCCCGGCAGCGAGCGGCTGGCTCCGGTGTGGGAACGCATCGGGGCCGAAGACATCGTGGTGCTGCTCGGCGACCTGTTCGATCCCGCATCGGTCGATCTGGCCACGCGGCTGGCGGCAGCACGCCGCGAGGTGCTGGCCATCCAGCTGCTGACGGTGGGCGAGCGCGACTTCGACTACCGCGGCGGCCGCCGCTTCGAGGATCCGGAAACCGGCGAGGTGCTGCCCGGCGACGGCGCCGCCCTGCGCACGGGCTTTCTCGAACGTTTCGGCGCCGCACAGGCGGCGCTTGCCGCACGGCTGGACGCGGCCGGCATCCGCCATGTGCGGCATGTGCTCGACGAGCCGCTCGATGCACCGTTGCGCGCGCTGTTCGCACCGCAGGGCCGCGCCTGATGCCGACGCTGCTGTTGCCGGCCGGCCTGTTCGCACTGGCGGCGCTGCTGCTGCCACTGCTGGTGCACCTGGCACGCCGGCAGACGCTGCTGCCGACGCCGTTCGCCGCGTTGCGCTGGCTGCGCGCGAAGGCGCGTCCGCGGCGGCAGGTGCGGCTGGACGAATGGCCGCTGCTGCTGCTACGCCTGCTGCTGCTGGTGCTGTTCGCGCTCTGGCTCGCCCATCCGGCGGTACCCGATGCACCGGCGGTGCAGCGCTGGAGCGTGCTGGTGCCTGGCGTCGATCCCGCCTCGCTGCCGCCGGCCGAGGCCGGGGAGGAACGTCGCTGGTTGGCGCCGGGCTGGCCGCTGGTCGAGGGTAGGGATGATCGCGCGGCTGCGGCTGCGGCTGCGGCTGCGCCGGCTGGCAGCCTGCTGCGCCAGCTCGACATGGAGCTGCCGGCGAACGTGGCGCTCACGGTCCATGTGCCCGACCCGCTGGATGGTGCCGATGCGCAACGCCCACAGCTGTCGCGCGCGATCGAATGGCGTCCGGTGCCGCACGCCGCCGTCGACACGCCCGCCGCCACCGGACCGCCACGGCTGGCGATCCGCCATGACCCGGAGCATGCGCACGCGGTGCGCTACCTGCGCGCGGCGGTGCTCGCATGGCGCACGCCGGACGCCGGCAACGAGCTCGATACCGGTGGCCCCGGACGCGCGGTGCCGGCCACCGCGGACGCGCTGGCGTGGCTGGTCGCCGGCGAGGTGCCGCTGGCCGTGGGTGACTTCGCCGCGGCCGGCGGCACCGTGCTGCTCGCCGCGGATGCGACATGGGCCGACGCACCGGTGATGGTGCCGGCCTGGCGCGATGGCGACGGTGCGGTGCTCGCGCACGGCGCGCGCCATGGCCGCGGGCGCATCCTGCATCTCGAACGCGCACTGCGCCTGGCCGACTGGCCGCAGCTGGCCGATGCGGCGTTCCCCGCGGAGCTGCGCCGACAGCTGCAGCCCATGCCGGCGCCAATGCGTGCCCCCGCAGCCGACTACACGCCGGTGCGGGCCGACCTGCACTGGCCGGCGGCGCTGCGTGATCTGCGCGCGCCGCTGCTGTGGCTGATCCTGCTGCTGTTGCTGGCCGAGCGCTGGCTCGCCACCTCGCCACGCCGGGCTTCCGCACCATGAGTGCAGCGGCGCTGGCAAGGTTGCGGCAGGCGCGCATGCGCGCTGCGCTGGTGGCATCGCTCATCGCGTTGCCCTGGCTGGCGGTGCTGGCGGTGCTTGCCTGGCGGATGGGCGGGGCCATCGCCGCGCTCGTGGTCGGGTCGATTGCCGTAGGCGCGCTGGTCGCCACGATCGCGCACCGGCTGCGGCGCTTCGACCGTGGCTGGCTGGCGTCGATGCTCGATACGCGACGCGCGGATATGGACGACAGTGCTGCGCTGCTGTTCGTCGATGCGGAGGCATTGCGGCCGCTGCAGCGCCTGCAACGTGCGCGGCTCGACGAGCGGCTGCGCAGCCAGCCGCCGCCGGATCTGCGTGCGCCATGGCCGTGGCGCGCACTGGCACTGTCCTGGGGCGTCGCTGTCCTCGGGCTGGCGTTGCTGGCGTGGTGGCCATCCACCGACACGCTGCGCACCACGACGGCGCCGGCGCAGCGCGATCCGCGCGCTGCTGCGGCGGTGCCACGCCTCGAGACATCCACGCTGCGGATCGAGCCACCGGCGTACACCGGCATCGAACCGCACACCGTGGCCGTGCTGGATGCGAAGGCACCGGCCGGCTCGCAGCTGGGCTGGCGGCTGCGCATCGCCCCGCAACCGGCAGCGGTCGCGCTGGAATTCCTCGATGGCGAGCGCGTCGCGCTGCAGCGCGACGGTGAGCACTGGACGGTGTCGCAGCGGCTGGAACGCTCGCGCCTGTACCGGCTGCGCATTGCCGGCGCCGCCGCGCAACCGATGCCGCCGTTGCACAGGCTGGATGCGGTGGCCGACCGCGCGCCGCAGGTGCGCGTGCTGGAACCCGAAACGACGCTGCAGTTGCGCGCCGACGGCCAGCGACAGTGGCGGCTGCTCTTCGAAGCCAGTGACGACTACGGTGTCGCCGCGCAGGCGCAGCTGCGGATCGTGCGTACCGAGGGCAGCGGCGAGAACCAGACCTTCCACGAGCACCTGCGCACGCTCCGCGGGCAGGGGGAGCCACGGTTGCGACGCTTTACGGTCACGCTCGATATCGCGGAGTTCGGCCTGCAGCCGGGCGAGGACCTCGTCGCCCGTCTCGAGGTGCGCGACCAGCGCCAGCCGCAAGCGCAGACCGGTCGCAGCGCCAGCGTCATCCTGCGCTGGCCGCCGCCGGCGCCACCGGATGTCGCCGGGCTGGAAGGCCTCGCCCGACAGGTGCTGCCGGCGTACTTCCGCAGCCAGCGGCAGATCATCATCGATGCCGAGGCGCTGATCGCCGAACGTGCGCAACTGGATGCACCGCGCTTCGCCGAGCGTTCGGATTCGCTGGGTGTCGACCAGCGGCTGCTGCGGCTGCGCTATGGCCAGTTCCTCGGCGAGGAATCCGAGCGTGCGCCGCAACCGCCACCGGTGGCCGGTGAGGCACCCGCGCCGCCGCCGCGCCCGGCGGTGTCGCCGGGCGGGATCTTCGCCGACGGCTCCGATGCGCTGCCCGAGGCCGGCGCGACTGCCGATGCGCACGGGCACGGGCATGCCGATACCGACGCCGACGCCGACGCCGCGTCGCCCGACACCCCGGCAGCCCACGACGACCACGACCACGCCGAGGCCGCCCCCGAGGACGGCGTGTTCGGCCGCGCCGGCGACGTGGTCGCCGCATTCGGCCACACCCATGACATCCCCGAGGCGGCGACCCTGCTCGATCCCAGAACCCGCGAAACCCTGCGTCGTGCGCTCAACGAGATGTGGCAGTCGGAACTGCACCTGCGGCAGGCCGAGCCGTCGGCGGCGCTGCCGTATGCCAACCGCGCGCTGGAGCTGATCAAGCAGGTGCAGGAGGCCGACCGCATCTATCTGGCGCGGGTCGGTGCGCAGTTGCCGCCGATCGACGAGAGCCGGCGTCTCGGTGGTGATCGCGAGGGTCTGGCCTCGCGCGCGCTGCCGGCACTGGCAGGCCCCGCCGATGACGCACGGCTGCACGAAGCGTGGTGGGCGCTCGCCGATAACGCGGCCGATCCGCTGCCGCTGCTGGATGCGTTGCAGGCCTGGGCGGGCAGCGCGCCGCTCGACGATCCGCTGGCGCTGGTCGCCGCGATCGATGCCGTGCGCAACGATCCCGGATGCGACGACTGCCGCGACACCTTGCGCGGGCTGCTGTGGCACGCGATGCGTCGGCCGGCCGCCGGCATCGCCCCGCGCGCCGCCGACGACAGCGGCGCCCGTTACCTGCGCGCATTGCAGGACACCGCGGAGCCCGCGCAATGATGCTGTCGACGCCTTCGCTGGCGGTCACCGCCACCATCACCGCGGCGCTTGCGCTGCT from Luteimonas sp. YGD11-2 includes the following:
- a CDS encoding MoxR family ATPase → MSTPITESDLDAWRGRLDNLRAAIGQAVVGQHDVVEQLLVALLAGGHALLEGVPGLGKTLLVRTLGDALALDFRRVQFTPDLMPSDLLGTELLEEDHGTGHRAFRFQPGPVFTNLLLADELNRTPPKTQAALLEAMAEHTVSYAGTTHRLPAPFFVLATQNPIEQAGTYPLPEAQLDRFLLQIVLGYPDEAEERDILLRTTGSAKAAVPQVMSGDDVLALQALVREVHVGDELLAWIARLVRASRPGADAPQAVRDYVRWGAGPRAGQSLVLAAKARALLRGRLAATREDVVALAAPVMRHRLLLSFAAEAEQRSTDDIVTALLDSVPFPGTR
- a CDS encoding BatA domain-containing protein codes for the protein MPTLLLPAGLFALAALLLPLLVHLARRQTLLPTPFAALRWLRAKARPRRQVRLDEWPLLLLRLLLLVLFALWLAHPAVPDAPAVQRWSVLVPGVDPASLPPAEAGEERRWLAPGWPLVEGRDDRAAAAAAAAAPAGSLLRQLDMELPANVALTVHVPDPLDGADAQRPQLSRAIEWRPVPHAAVDTPAATGPPRLAIRHDPEHAHAVRYLRAAVLAWRTPDAGNELDTGGPGRAVPATADALAWLVAGEVPLAVGDFAAAGGTVLLAADATWADAPVMVPAWRDGDGAVLAHGARHGRGRILHLERALRLADWPQLADAAFPAELRRQLQPMPAPMRAPAADYTPVRADLHWPAALRDLRAPLLWLILLLLLAERWLATSPRRASAP
- a CDS encoding DUF58 domain-containing protein: MTADVLTLSPELRARLRGLRIAPRRVRARGGIGQHRGRERGSGMEFAQYRAYEPGDEPKAIDWKLYARSARLFVREAERESPLTVWLLLDASASMGQADESRPGFARLDAACQLALAIAELAIAQGDRIGLLVVGNDRVDGVDAGSGPRQRDRQLLVLDGVRATGAWPGSERLAPVWERIGAEDIVVLLGDLFDPASVDLATRLAAARREVLAIQLLTVGERDFDYRGGRRFEDPETGEVLPGDGAALRTGFLERFGAAQAALAARLDAAGIRHVRHVLDEPLDAPLRALFAPQGRA